A genomic region of Deinococcus aerophilus contains the following coding sequences:
- a CDS encoding S-ribosylhomocysteine lyase, giving the protein MANVESFDLDHTKVKAPYIRLAGVKTTPRGDHISKYDLRLLQPNAGAIDPAAIHTLEHLLAGYLRDHLKDVVDVSPMGCRTGMYMAVIGEPDEQGVLTAFKAALQDTAAHDRPIPGVSELECGNYRNHDLEAARQHARAALEQGLKVQETVLLQR; this is encoded by the coding sequence ATGGCAAATGTTGAATCGTTCGATCTGGACCACACCAAGGTCAAGGCTCCCTATATCCGGCTCGCCGGTGTCAAGACCACGCCGCGCGGCGACCACATCAGCAAGTACGATCTGCGGTTGCTGCAGCCCAATGCCGGGGCCATCGATCCAGCGGCCATTCACACGCTTGAACACCTGCTCGCCGGATACCTGCGCGATCACTTGAAGGATGTGGTGGACGTCTCCCCGATGGGATGCCGCACGGGCATGTATATGGCCGTGATTGGCGAACCCGATGAACAGGGGGTCCTGACGGCCTTTAAAGCTGCTTTGCAGGACACGGCGGCGCACGACCGGCCTATTCCCGGAGTCAGCGAGCTGGAGTGTGGCAATTACCGGAATCATGACCTGGAGGCTGCCCGTCAGCATGCCCGCGCCGCTCTGGAGCAGGGCCTGAAGGTGCAGGAAACGGTGCTTTTGCAGCGCTGA
- the lspA gene encoding signal peptidase II, with amino-acid sequence MPIHILRGVLTPTDSLRRMPFWVALTLTVALVVADQLLKAWALANLTACTAAPCPPPTPFIPGVLDWVLTFNTGAAWSMFSGSAQPLALGRLLVGLGLLVYLFLRPQNRFLTVVLSMISAGAIGNAIDGLRFGKVTDMIHAPPLSAITRALGQGDFPIFNIADSCVVMGTLLLLIGSFIADRKARN; translated from the coding sequence GTGCCGATCCATATACTGCGCGGCGTGCTAACGCCGACCGATTCTCTTCGCCGCATGCCGTTCTGGGTCGCCCTGACATTGACCGTTGCCCTGGTCGTGGCTGATCAGCTGCTCAAGGCGTGGGCGCTGGCGAACCTTACCGCCTGCACCGCGGCACCGTGCCCTCCCCCCACGCCCTTTATTCCGGGCGTGCTGGACTGGGTCCTGACCTTCAATACCGGAGCGGCGTGGAGCATGTTCAGCGGCAGCGCCCAGCCCCTGGCCCTGGGGCGCCTGCTTGTCGGCCTGGGCCTGCTGGTCTACCTGTTCCTGCGTCCCCAGAACCGCTTTCTGACTGTGGTGCTGAGCATGATCTCGGCGGGAGCCATCGGCAACGCCATAGACGGACTGCGCTTTGGCAAGGTCACCGACATGATCCATGCTCCGCCCCTGAGCGCCATTACACGCGCGCTGGGCCAGGGTGACTTCCCCATCTTCAACATTGCCGACAGCTGCGTGGTCATGGGTACCCTGCTGCTGCTGATCGGCAGCTTCATCGCGGACCGCAAAGCCAGGAACTGA
- the rpmB gene encoding 50S ribosomal protein L28, with the protein MAKVCEVCGKGPIVVNSVIRRGKARAAGGVGRKVTGISKRVQKPNLQPLQVTRGGVSLRLRVCSKCRKSLV; encoded by the coding sequence ATGGCGAAAGTGTGCGAAGTATGCGGCAAGGGGCCGATTGTCGTGAACTCGGTGATCCGCCGGGGTAAGGCGCGGGCAGCGGGCGGCGTGGGCCGCAAAGTCACGGGCATCAGCAAGCGTGTTCAGAAGCCCAACCTGCAGCCCCTGCAGGTCACGCGCGGCGGAGTCAGCCTGCGCCTGCGCGTGTGCTCGAAGTGCCGCAAGAGCCTGGTCTGA
- a CDS encoding GlsB/YeaQ/YmgE family stress response membrane protein yields the protein MGWIITILVGALCGWLASLIMKTDAQQGAIANILIGIVGALLAQWIFAGLLNIGGANAAGDGFSFWSIIWGVIGSVILIAILKALRVLR from the coding sequence ATGGGTTGGATCATTACTATTCTGGTTGGTGCGCTGTGTGGTTGGCTGGCAAGCCTGATTATGAAGACGGACGCTCAGCAGGGCGCGATCGCCAACATCCTGATCGGGATTGTGGGGGCTTTGCTCGCGCAGTGGATCTTTGCCGGACTGCTGAACATCGGGGGCGCCAACGCCGCCGGCGACGGCTTCAGCTTCTGGAGCATCATCTGGGGCGTGATCGGCAGCGTTATCCTGATTGCCATTCTCAAGGCGCTGCGCGTTCTGCGCTGA